The genomic window GTTTATTATCAAGGAGTTACGGGGAGCGCGGGCTTTGAGACTGATTTGCGGTAGGTCGTCGTTCCCTCCACCAAGTCAAAATCATTCCATGTTCCATCACGCCCGGCCGCCCTCACGGGCGGCAGACCTGGCAGGGCCGGTATCCGGCCGTGATCGCCGCCTCGCGGCTCGGGAACTCGGCGACGCAGTTCTTGCAATCATAGTAGCGGCAGCCCGGCCGATGGAACACCCCGCTCTTCACGTTCCCGTGATAGACG from Sulfuricurvum sp. IAE1 includes these protein-coding regions:
- a CDS encoding Ada metal-binding domain-containing protein, whose product is MPDNTASAGISALFVETEAPSRTSGISRSAFPIDASAGMLAAKAAGAVYHGNVKSGVFHRPGCRYYDCKNCVAEFPSREAAITAGYRPCQVCRP